A window from Mya arenaria isolate MELC-2E11 chromosome 9, ASM2691426v1 encodes these proteins:
- the LOC128203764 gene encoding uncharacterized protein LOC128203764: protein MPHQRCRCYFSLQDSVATTVMVNDKEVNVRTITVEDRTGKVKVSLWRNIAAEPVVLGDVVAITNIVVNSKRYNNEESLSSTQFTKIEVTDMPNTEMTATILGLDLGDVESQLLTEQDGIFNVSNEVLVAAFQCQLEDITAKLPKTLNFIAKGQSVVTFNE, encoded by the exons ATGCCACATCAAAGATGTCGATGTTATTTCTCCTTGCAGGACAGCGTTGCCACTACAGTAATGGTGAATGACAAAGAGGTGAATGTGCGGACTATTACGGTGGAGGACCGTACTGGGAAGGTGAAAGTCAGCCTGTGGCGCAACATTGCAGCAGAGCCTGTGGTGTTGGGGGATGTTGTTGCCATCACCAATATTGTTGTCAACAGCAAGAGATATAACAATGAGGAATCCCTGTCGTCAACACAATTTACAAAGATAGAG GTTACTGACATGCCAAACACCGAGATGACGGCCACCATTCTAGGACTTGACCTGGGTGATGTGGAATCCCAGTTACTCACAGAACAGGATGGAATCTTCAATGTATCAAACGAAGTGCTAGTTGCAGCCTTTCAGTGTCAGTTGGAAGACATTACAGCCAAACTACCAAAAACACTGAATTTCATAGCCAAAGGACAGTCTGTGGTCACCTTTAATGagtga
- the LOC128246624 gene encoding uncharacterized protein LOC128246624 has protein sequence MKLRDYSVHVIFATWILLYEDSAGQDCPSYKSTVVKVCHDDWASDARTVYLDTSSAPTYCKAACPCSVSSEYHRSITVSFTPGSNTETVSFDFRTANITGLSPNGLFAIDERLEFWYRSSNDHRTLPACLKISVNGGGGVHDLNLRKTPVIRRSFYLSKIMM, from the exons ATGAAACTTCGAGACTAtagtgttcatgttatttttgcTACATGGATTTTATTGTATGAAG ATTCTGCCGGACAAGATTGCCCTTCTTATAAATCAACAG TGGTGAAAGTTTGTCATGATGACTGGGCTTCTGATGCAAGAACTGTTTACCTGGACACAAGCTCAGCCCCTACATACTGCAAGGCAGCATGCCCGTGTTCCGTGTCTTCTGAATATCACAGGTCAATCACAGTTTCATTTACACCGGGCTCCAACACAGAGACGGTATCGTTTGACTTTCGCACCGCTAATATAACTGGCCTCAGTCCAAATGGATTATTTGCCATTGATGAGAGGCTTGAATTTTGGTACAGGAGCTCCAATGACCACAGAACACTACCTGCATGCCTCAAAATATCAGTAAATGGTGGAGGGGGTGTACATGATCTAAACCTCAGAAAGACTCCGGTGATACGGAGAAGCTTCTATCTTTCTAAGATCATGATGTGA